A stretch of Sphingomonas sp. JUb134 DNA encodes these proteins:
- a CDS encoding alpha/beta hydrolase: protein MTIDRRTLLGTALALPVAAAASQGAQAQTRTGMTPWPPAEHFRLWPGKAPGAPAKLPTPRPEMSGNPAQPELWMRGTADPIVAVFRPERPDGRAVLSIPGGGYGFVSLENEGIDVASVLNPLGVTVFVLSYRLPGDGWANRADVPLQDAQRAMRLIRANAGRYGIDPAKLGVLGFSAGGHLAASLTVGHNDRIYTPVDAADRQSARPAYSGLVYPVTSLSRPGTHSGSGNNLLGPNPDEATRRRYDTPPRITGATPPLFLVHAIDDPLVPLEQSLDVLAAARAAKVPVEVHFFEKGGHGFGAKHLPETAPGRGWLRLFDLWMQPHLS, encoded by the coding sequence ATGACGATCGACCGCCGCACGCTGCTCGGCACCGCACTCGCGCTGCCGGTCGCCGCCGCCGCCAGCCAGGGCGCGCAGGCACAGACCCGCACGGGCATGACGCCGTGGCCGCCGGCGGAGCACTTCCGGCTGTGGCCCGGCAAGGCACCGGGCGCGCCGGCCAAGCTCCCTACCCCCAGGCCCGAGATGAGCGGCAACCCGGCGCAACCGGAACTGTGGATGCGCGGCACCGCCGATCCGATCGTGGCGGTGTTCCGGCCGGAGCGGCCGGATGGTCGCGCGGTGCTGTCGATCCCGGGCGGCGGCTATGGCTTCGTCTCGCTGGAGAACGAAGGAATCGACGTCGCCAGCGTGCTCAATCCGCTGGGCGTCACCGTGTTCGTGCTGAGCTATCGCCTGCCGGGGGACGGCTGGGCCAACCGCGCGGACGTGCCGCTGCAGGACGCGCAGCGCGCGATGCGGCTGATCCGCGCCAATGCCGGGCGCTATGGGATCGATCCCGCCAAGCTCGGCGTGCTCGGCTTTTCGGCGGGCGGGCACCTGGCCGCATCGCTGACCGTCGGCCATAACGACCGGATCTACACGCCGGTGGATGCGGCCGACCGCCAGTCCGCTCGCCCGGCCTATTCCGGCCTCGTCTATCCCGTGACCAGCCTCTCCAGGCCGGGGACCCATAGCGGGTCGGGCAATAACCTGCTCGGGCCGAACCCGGACGAGGCGACCCGCCGCCGCTATGACACGCCGCCGCGCATCACGGGCGCGACCCCGCCCCTGTTCCTGGTCCATGCCATCGACGACCCGCTGGTGCCGCTGGAGCAGAGCCTGGACGTGCTCGCCGCCGCCCGCGCCGCCAAGGTGCCGGTGGAGGTGCATTTCTTTGAAAAGGGCGGGCACGGCTTCGGCGCGAAGCACCTGCCGGAAACAGCGCCC